One Aquila chrysaetos chrysaetos chromosome 22, bAquChr1.4, whole genome shotgun sequence genomic window carries:
- the DDX46 gene encoding probable ATP-dependent RNA helicase DDX46, with translation MGRESRHYRKRSASRGRSGSRSRSRSPSDKRGKRGEDRRSRSRDRERRRERSRSRDKRRSRSRDRKRQRRSRSRERERSRERRRSRSRERRRSRSRSRGRRSRSSSPSKNRKTENRSRSKEKTEGVEVSKEKKKDKEDKEEEKDKDATTNTVATENFDQNKLEEEMRKRKERVEKWREEQRKKAMENIGELKKEIEEMKQGKKWSLEDDDDDEEETAEGEKEGNEVEDEELDPLDAYMEEVKEEVKKFNMRSVKGGGGSEKKTGPTVTKVVTVVTTKKAAAESEKKKGELMENDQDAMEYSSEEEEVDLQTALTGYQTKQRKLLEPVDHGKIEYEPFRKNFYVEVPELAKMTQEEVNVYRLELEGITVKGKGCPKPIKTWVQCGISMKILTALKKHGYEKPTPIQTQAIPAIMNGRDLIGIAKTGSGKTIAFLLPMFRHIMDQRALEEGEGPIAVIMTPTRELALQITKECKKFSKTLGLRVVCVYGGTGISEQIAELKRGAEIIVCTPGRMIDMLAANNGRVTNLRRVTYVVLDEADRMFDMGFEPQVMRIVDNVRPDRQTVMFSATFPRAMEALARRILSKPIEVQVGGRSVVCSDVEQHVIVIEEENKFLKLLELLGHYQEKGSVIIFVDKQEHADGLLKDLMRASYPCLSLHGGIDQYDRDSIINDFKNGICKLLVATSVAARGLDVKQLMLVVNYSCPNHYEDYVHRAGRTGRAGNKGYAYTFITEDQARYAGDIIKALELSGNPIPTDLEKLWADFKDQQKAEGKLIKKSSGFSGKGFKFDETEQALANERKKLQKAALGLQDSDDEDTAVDIDEQIESMFNSKKRVKDMAAPGTSNAPTPSAGNAEKLEIAKRLALRINAQKNLGAEAQVLVPFHFKDVMQQATNAILRGGTIQAPTVSAKTIAEQLAEKINAKLNYVPIEKQEEEKQDGGQNESFKRYEEELEINDFPQTARWKVTSKEALQRISEYSEAAITIRGTYFPPGKEPKEGERKIYLAIESANELAVQKAKAEITRLIKEELIRLQNSYQPTNKGRYKVL, from the exons GCATTATCGGAAGCGCTCTGCGTCACGTGGACGCTCTGGTAGCCGTTCTAGGAGTCGTTCTCCATCTGACAAAAGAGGAAAACGTGGAGAAGACAGACGGTCTAGAAGTAGAGATCGAGAACGTAGACGTGAGAGGTCACGCAGTAGGGACAAGAGGAGGTCTCGATCACGTGACAGAAAGCGTCAAAG aCGTTCAAGAAGTAGAGAAAGGGAACGGAGCCGAGAGAGAAGAAGATCCCGGAGCCGAGAGAGGAGGCGCTCTAGAAGCAGAAGTAGAGGTAGACGGTCTCGATCCTCCAGTCCAAGCAAAAACAGGAAAACCGAAAACAG ATCAAGATctaaagaaaagacagaaggtGTGGaagtttccaaagaaaagaaaaaagacaaagaagacaaagaagaggagaaggacaAAGATGCCACCACAAATACTGTGGCCACTGAG AATTTTGATCAGAACAAActagaagaagaaatgagaaaacgAAAAGAAAGAGTGGAGAAATGGAGGGAAGAACAACGCAAGAAGGCTATGGAAAACAtaggagaactgaaaaaagaaattgaagagatgaaacaggggaaaaaatggagcTTAGAAGATGATGATG ATGATGAAGAGGaaactgcagaaggagaaaaagaaggcaatGAGGTTGAAGATGAAGAATTAGATCCTTTGGATGCTTATATGGAAGAAGTAAAAGAAGAAGTCAAGAAGTTCAATATGAGAAGTGTGAAAGGTGGAGGTGGGAGTGAAAAG AAAACTGGACCAACTGTTACCAAAGTAGTAACTGTGGTGACAACCaaaaaggcagctgcagagtcagaaaagaagaaaggggagcTCATGGAGAATGACCAAGATGCAATGGAG TATTcctcagaagaggaggaagttGATCTTCAGACTGCCCTGACTGGCTATCAGACCAAGCAGAGAAAGCTGCTAGAACCAGTGGATCATGGGAAGATAGAATATGAACCTTTCAGGAAAAACTTCTATGTTGAAGTACCAGAACTAGCTAAAATGACTCAGGAAG AGGTGAATGTGTACAGGCTGGAGTTGGAGGGAATTACAGTCAAGGGAAAAGGCTGCCCCAAACCAATAAAAACCTGGGTACAGTGTGGTATTTCCATGAAGATTCTCACTGCCCTCAAAAA aCATGGCTACGAAAAGCCCACTCCCATTCAAACCCAGGCTATCCCAGCAATTATGAATGGACGTGATTTGATTGGCATTGCTAAAACAGGAAGCGGAAAAACTATTGCATTTCTGTTACCCATGTTCAGACACATTATGGATCAGAGAGCATTAGAAGAAGGAGAAGGTCCCATAG ctgtcaTTATGACACCTACTCGCGAGTTGGCTTTGCAGATTACCAAGGAGTGTAAGAAATTCTCAAAGACACTTGGGCTTCGAGTTGTCTGTGTTTATGGAGGAACAGGAATCAGTGAACAG ATAGCTGAACTCAAAAGAGGTGCTGAAATTATTGTTTGCACACCTGGACGTATGATTGACATGTTAGCAGCTAACAATG GTCGGGTGACAAATCTCCGTAGAGTCACATATGTTGTACTTGATGAAGCAGACAGAATGTTTGACATGGGTTTTGAGCCTCAG GTTATGCGCATTGTAGACAACGTCAGGCCTGATCGTCAGACTGTCATGTTCTCTGCTACTTTTCCCAGAGCTATGGAGGCGTTAGCTCGGAGAATCCTAAGTAAACCTATAGAAGTGCAGGTCGGAGGCAGAAGTGTTGTCTGTTCTGATGTGGAGCAACATGTT ATTGTCATAGAAGAGGAGAACAAGTTTTTGAAGTTACTGGAGCTACTGGGACACTATCAGGAGAAAGGATCGGTTATCATATTTGTAGATAAACAAGAACACGCTGATGGGTTGTTGAAAGATTTAATGAGAGCCTCTTACCCTTGCTTGTCTCTTCATGGAG GTATTGATCAGTATGACAGGGACAGCATAATTAATGATTTCAAGAATGGAATTTGTAAACTTCTGGTGGCCACATCTGTAGCAGCAAGGGGCTTGGATGTAAAACAGTTGATGCTGGTGGTCAATTATAGCTGTCCCAACCATTATGAAGATTATGTGCACCGAGCAGGCCGAACTGGACGAGCTGGCAATAAA GGATATGCGTATACATTCATTACTGAGGATCAGGCACGGTATGCTGGTGATATCATTAAGGCTTTGGAATTGTCAGGGAATCCAATTCCTACTGATTTGGAGAAGCTCTGGGCTGACTTCAAAGACCAACAGAAGGCT gagggaaagttgattaaaaaaagcagtggcTTCTCTGGCAAAGGTTTTAAATTTGATGAAACAGAACAGGCTTTGGctaatgaaagaaagaagctaCAAAAAGCAGCTCTTGGCTTGCAGGATTCAGATGATGAAGATACAGCTGTTGAT atcGATGAACAAATTGAAAGCATGTTCAATtcaaagaaaagagtaaaagaCATGGCAGCACCAGGAACATCAAATGCTCCTACACCATCAGCTGGGAATGCAGAAAAATTGGAAATTGCTAAAAGATTGGCTTTGAGAATCAATGCCCAGAAGAATCTTGGAGCAGAGGCACAAGTATTGGTCCCCTTCCACTTTAAG GATGTGATGCAGCAGGCTACAAATGCTATCTTGAGAGGAGGCACAATTCAGGCTCCTACTGTATCTGCCAAGACTATTGCAGAGCAACTGGCTGAAAAAATCAATGCTAAGCTCAATTATGTACCCAtagagaagcaggaggaagagaaacaggatGGAGGACAAAATGAATCCTTTAAGAGATATGAAGAAGAATTAGAGATCAATGACTTCCCACAG ACTGCCAGATGGAAAGTTACCTCCAAAGAAGCACTACAGAGAATCAGTGAATATTCTGAAGCTGCTATTACAATCAGAGGAACTTACTTCCCTCCAGGCAAAGAACCCAAGGAAGGAGAACGAAAGATTTATTTGGCTATAGAAA gtGCCAATGAACTGGCtgtacagaaagcaaaggcagaaatcaCACGACTTATAAAAGAGGAGCTCATCAGATTG CAAAATTCAtaccaaccaaccaacaaagGAAGATACAAAGTTCTATGA